TGGAAGTGCTGTGCGACGCCAATACGGCCGTCACCATCACCACGCACGTCGAAGCACGCTACTTCCGGCACTACGCGATGGTGGCCTTCGTCGCCGACGTGGGCGTGTTGCGGCCGGAGAAATTCGCCGGCTGAACCCGCACCCGGTGGACGACCGTTTGCGCGAATGATTGACGTTCGTCACGAATGACGCGTGCCGACCGGGCTAGACTTCTGTCGACTCACGTCCGGTTGCAATGTCGTGCAATACAAGCTTGTCGTCCTGATTGCCAGCACCGCACTTGCCGCGCTTTTCGCGGGTGGCGCGATGCTGTCGCTGCAGCAACATGACGATCGACTGAAGCTTCAGCTCGAGACACAGGCGGCACGGATGCAGAGCATCTACGAAGTATCCATGGACGAGCTTGAGCATGAAGCACGAGCGCTCGCTTACAACATGGCGGCCGATCCCGAGATCGCGCGCATCCTCGGGGACGCCAACCACCTGCTCCGCGCAGGCGGTGAAAGCAATGAGGCGCGCGCTGTCGAATTGCGTGCCGCGCTCACCGCCAAGCTTGATCTGCAGTGGCAGGACATGCATCGCATGTTCGACCTGCGCCAGCTTCAGTTTCTGCTCACGCCCGACCTGCGCTCTTTCCTCCGCCTGCATGCACCGGAACGCTACGGTGACAGCCTGATGGAACTCAGGCCGATGATGCGCAGCATTCAGAACGACCGTATTCCGCGCAGCGGCTTCGAGATCGGTCGTGCATTTGCCGGCATACGTGGCGGCGCCCCCGTCATCCGGCCCTATGCGCACCGACACGAGGCACTTGCCGATGCGCCGCAAGCCGGCCAAACGGGCGAGCATGTCGGCACACTTGAGGTCGGCATCGGCCTTGATGGCCTGCACAAGCGACTGAGCGAAAAGCTCGGCATCGGCGTCGCAGTGCTCCTGAATCCGGAACGTGTCACACAGGCGATGTGGTCGCACTATCAGCCTGCGACCCGCGCGCCCGAGCGCAGCAACTGCTGCTTTCTGCTGTCGGCATCCCGCCCCGAGGCCGAGGCCTGGCTTGCCGCAGGCCTGATCGAGCGTGGCAAGACCGAGGCGGAGTCGAGGCTCCAGACCTGGGACCGGAAGCAGTACCAGGTCATCCGCTTTCCGCTGTTCGATTTCGTGGGCAAGCAGAATCCGGCAAGACCTCCGGCCGGCAGCATCCTGATCTGGCGCAACGCAGAGACCGAGCTCGCCGCGCACACGAAAGCCCGAAGCATCACCCTCAGAAATGCGTTTGCCGGCTATGCACTGGTGCAGTTGATCGTGCTGCTGCTGCTGAACCTGTCGCGCCGGGAATGGAAGCGCCAACTCGATCTGCAGACCGCCGCAATCAGCCGCTTGTCACAGCAGAATGCCCTGCTGCTGAACACGGCCGGCGAAGGCATCTACGGTGTGGATCCGAATGGCGTGACGAGCTTCATCAACCCTGCCGCGCTCACGATGCTTGGCTACACCGCGGCACAGGTCATCGGCGAAAATCAGCACCGGCTGTTTCACCACCATTATGCGGACGGCTCACCCTATCCGGACGAAGCCTGCCCGGTATTCCAGACCCTGCTCGATGGCAAGCGCCGAAGCTGCGAGGACTGGTTCATCCGCGCGGACGGCACCGCATTTCCGGTGGCCGTGACCGTCGCACCGATCGACGACGGCAACCAGCGCGACGGCGCTGTCGTGGTGTTTCGCGACATTTCCGAGCTGAAGGAACAACGGGAAGCACTCGAGCAACTTGCCACGACCGACCCGCTGACCGGCGCATCAAACCGGCGCCAGTTCCTGGAGCGGCTGGATAACGAACTCTCCCGCCTTAAACGCAAGGGCGGCACGGCCTCGATCCTGATGGCCGACCTCGACCACTTCAAGAACGTCAACGACACTCACGGCCACGCGGCGGGGGATGCGGTGTTGAAGCATTTCGTCGACATCGTGCGGCAGACCTTGCGCAAGACCGATGTGATCGGACGCCTGGGCGGCGAAGAGTTTGCGATCCTGCTGCCGGGCGATGGCATCGAGGGCGCACGCGAGCTCGCCGAACGGCTGTGCGAAGCCGTCAAGAACTCACCGTCACGCTTCGAGCGCACACTGATACCGATCAGCGTGAGCATCGGGGTGGCAAGCCTGAACACGCGCGATGGCTCGGCAGAGGCCTCGCTGCAGCGCGCAGACAAGGCGCTCTACGACGCCAAGCATGCCGGGCGCGATCAGGTCAGGATTCACACCCCCGGGCAGGCAGGCGCAGGCCTGACCGCCCCTGAGGGAGCTCCCTGACACAAGGCCTCAGCCATAACGCGCCAGGCGCGACAGCACGCGCTCGCGGCCCAGCACCTCGAGCACCGCGTCAATCGACGGCGTCTGCGGGACGCCGAGAACGGCCACCCGCAGCGGAATCGCGACCTGCGGCATCTTCAGTCCATGCTCGGCCATGGTGTCCTTGATCGCCTGGCTCAGCACGGCCTTTTCCCATGCAGCCGACTCGAAACGTGCGCGCAGGCTCGCCAGCGCGGCGCGCG
This genomic interval from Parazoarcus communis contains the following:
- a CDS encoding diguanylate cyclase, with amino-acid sequence MQYKLVVLIASTALAALFAGGAMLSLQQHDDRLKLQLETQAARMQSIYEVSMDELEHEARALAYNMAADPEIARILGDANHLLRAGGESNEARAVELRAALTAKLDLQWQDMHRMFDLRQLQFLLTPDLRSFLRLHAPERYGDSLMELRPMMRSIQNDRIPRSGFEIGRAFAGIRGGAPVIRPYAHRHEALADAPQAGQTGEHVGTLEVGIGLDGLHKRLSEKLGIGVAVLLNPERVTQAMWSHYQPATRAPERSNCCFLLSASRPEAEAWLAAGLIERGKTEAESRLQTWDRKQYQVIRFPLFDFVGKQNPARPPAGSILIWRNAETELAAHTKARSITLRNAFAGYALVQLIVLLLLNLSRREWKRQLDLQTAAISRLSQQNALLLNTAGEGIYGVDPNGVTSFINPAALTMLGYTAAQVIGENQHRLFHHHYADGSPYPDEACPVFQTLLDGKRRSCEDWFIRADGTAFPVAVTVAPIDDGNQRDGAVVVFRDISELKEQREALEQLATTDPLTGASNRRQFLERLDNELSRLKRKGGTASILMADLDHFKNVNDTHGHAAGDAVLKHFVDIVRQTLRKTDVIGRLGGEEFAILLPGDGIEGARELAERLCEAVKNSPSRFERTLIPISVSIGVASLNTRDGSAEASLQRADKALYDAKHAGRDQVRIHTPGQAGAGLTAPEGAP